A genomic stretch from Methylorubrum extorquens includes:
- a CDS encoding conserved protein of unknown function (Evidence 4 : Unknown function but conserved in other organisms), with protein MATKDEERAARLKAALRDNLRRRKAQARSRADDAPEPAKAQPAEPAEKS; from the coding sequence ATGGCGACCAAGGACGAGGAGCGCGCCGCCCGCCTCAAAGCGGCCCTGCGCGACAACCTGCGCCGCCGCAAGGCGCAAGCCCGGAGCCGGGCCGACGACGCACCCGAGCCCGCGAAGGCGCAGCCGGCCGAACCGGCCGAGAAGAGCTAG
- a CDS encoding conserved protein of unknown function (Evidence 4 : Unknown function but conserved in other organisms), translating to MKAEPKQGAQDAQGEAPAKPRNRLAAVRFDEGSIGRGNPDQEHERAIAIYDILEENSFTIPERDEGPYGLVLGLVENKLSFAIATEAGEPVMTHLLSLTPFRRVIRDYEMICESYYSAIRTASPTQIEAIDMGRRGLHNEASELLRQRLEGKVDLDHDTARRLFTLIFALHWKG from the coding sequence ATGAAGGCCGAACCGAAGCAGGGGGCGCAAGACGCGCAGGGCGAGGCACCGGCAAAGCCGCGAAACCGGCTCGCGGCGGTGCGTTTCGACGAGGGCTCGATCGGCCGGGGCAACCCCGACCAGGAGCACGAGCGCGCCATCGCGATCTACGACATCCTGGAGGAAAATTCCTTCACGATCCCCGAGCGCGACGAGGGCCCGTACGGGCTGGTCCTCGGCCTCGTCGAGAACAAGCTGTCCTTCGCGATCGCGACCGAGGCGGGCGAGCCGGTGATGACCCACCTGCTCTCGCTCACTCCGTTCCGCCGGGTCATCCGCGACTACGAGATGATCTGCGAGAGCTATTACAGCGCGATCCGCACCGCCTCGCCGACGCAGATCGAGGCGATCGATATGGGGCGGCGCGGCCTGCACAACGAAGCGTCCGAGCTGTTGCGGCAGCGCCTCGAAGGCAAGGTCGATCTCGACCATGACACGGCGCGGCGCCTGTTCACCCTGATCTTCGCCCTTCATTGGAAGGGCTGA
- a CDS encoding exported protein of unknown function (Evidence 5 : Unknown function), producing the protein MGRALGVVLALGFVASPASAQSYRDGYDGPRRYDDGYSRRSRDDDDGYGRRRYGDDGGRRRRFDDEDDGPRFRGPPRGGRGGSVCITARGSCATGFAPPNAPCACDIPGFGVKRGAIAR; encoded by the coding sequence ATGGGGCGCGCCTTGGGGGTCGTCCTGGCCCTCGGGTTCGTGGCGAGCCCGGCGAGCGCCCAGTCTTATCGCGATGGCTATGACGGTCCGCGCCGCTACGACGACGGCTACAGCCGCCGCTCCCGCGATGACGACGACGGTTATGGTCGGCGCCGCTACGGCGATGATGGTGGCCGGCGCCGCCGCTTCGACGATGAGGACGATGGTCCGCGCTTCCGGGGGCCGCCCCGCGGCGGACGCGGCGGCAGCGTCTGCATCACCGCCCGCGGCAGTTGCGCGACAGGCTTCGCCCCGCCGAACGCGCCCTGCGCCTGCGATATTCCCGGCTTCGGCGTGAAGCGCGGCGCCATCGCCCGCTGA
- a CDS encoding Putative cytochrome bd-quinol oxidase subunit I (Evidence 3 : Putative function from multiple computational evidences; Product type e : enzyme), protein MELDALMLSRIQFGFTMAFHIIFPAFTIGLAAFLVRLEGQWLWTRNPMYRVLYRFWVKAFAVSFGLGVVSGIVMSYQLGTNWSRYSDFTGNVLGPLIQYEVITAFFLEAGFLGIMLFGWDRVGDRLHFLATCMVSLGTLISAFWILSANSWMQTPAGFTIENGRAVATDWFEVIFNPSFPIRYVHMVLGCFLTTAFAVSGMAAWMILRARKEPPAKVQGARVSLSMALWFALIFTPIQIFVGDTHGLGVLKHQPTKLAAIEANWDTQANMPLLLFAIPNMEAERNDFEIGIPRLGSFILTHDFSGVVPGLKDVTPDKRPPVWPVFYAFRAMVAIGMAMLLLSLWSLYLRWKGTLFTNRVFLTCAMLMTPSGFGAVIFGWFTAEIGRQPYIVYGQLKTADAHSPLTAQAVTTSLIAFIVAYAIIFGFGSYYLAKLLRKGPEPFEPSVQGEDVGRKPKRPLSALDEKLEPRSI, encoded by the coding sequence ATGGAACTCGACGCCCTGATGCTCTCGCGCATCCAGTTCGGCTTCACGATGGCCTTCCACATCATCTTCCCGGCCTTCACCATCGGTCTCGCCGCCTTCCTCGTCCGGCTCGAGGGGCAGTGGCTGTGGACGAGGAACCCGATGTACCGGGTGCTCTACCGCTTCTGGGTGAAGGCCTTCGCGGTCTCGTTCGGCCTCGGCGTCGTCTCAGGCATCGTGATGAGCTACCAGCTCGGCACGAACTGGTCGCGCTATTCCGACTTCACCGGCAACGTGCTGGGCCCGCTGATCCAGTACGAGGTCATCACCGCCTTCTTCCTGGAGGCGGGCTTCCTCGGGATTATGCTGTTCGGCTGGGACCGGGTCGGCGACCGGCTGCACTTCCTGGCGACCTGCATGGTCTCGCTCGGCACGCTGATCTCCGCCTTCTGGATCCTCTCGGCCAATTCCTGGATGCAGACGCCGGCGGGATTCACGATCGAGAACGGCCGGGCGGTGGCCACCGACTGGTTCGAGGTGATCTTCAACCCGAGCTTCCCGATCCGCTACGTGCACATGGTGCTCGGCTGCTTCCTCACCACCGCCTTCGCGGTGTCGGGCATGGCCGCCTGGATGATCTTGCGCGCCCGCAAGGAGCCGCCGGCGAAGGTCCAGGGGGCCCGGGTCTCACTCTCCATGGCGCTCTGGTTCGCGCTGATCTTCACGCCGATCCAGATCTTCGTCGGCGACACCCACGGTCTCGGCGTGCTCAAGCACCAGCCGACCAAGCTCGCGGCGATCGAGGCGAACTGGGACACCCAGGCCAACATGCCGCTGCTGCTGTTCGCGATCCCGAACATGGAGGCCGAGCGCAACGACTTCGAGATCGGCATCCCGAGGCTTGGCTCGTTCATCCTCACCCACGACTTCTCCGGCGTGGTGCCGGGCCTCAAGGACGTGACGCCGGACAAGCGCCCGCCGGTCTGGCCGGTGTTCTATGCCTTCCGCGCCATGGTCGCGATCGGCATGGCGATGCTGCTCTTGAGCCTGTGGAGCCTGTATTTGCGTTGGAAGGGCACGCTGTTCACGAACCGCGTCTTCCTCACCTGCGCCATGCTGATGACGCCCTCAGGCTTCGGCGCGGTGATCTTCGGCTGGTTCACCGCCGAGATCGGGCGTCAGCCCTACATCGTCTACGGCCAGCTCAAGACGGCGGACGCCCATTCGCCGCTGACGGCCCAAGCGGTGACGACTTCGCTGATCGCCTTCATCGTCGCCTACGCGATCATCTTCGGCTTCGGCAGCTACTATCTCGCCAAGCTGCTGCGCAAAGGCCCCGAGCCGTTCGAGCCGTCGGTGCAGGGCGAGGATGTCGGCCGCAAGCCCAAGCGTCCCCTCTCGGCGCTGGACGAGAAGCTGGAGCCGCGCTCCATCTAG
- the ftr gene encoding Iron permease FTR1 (Evidence 2a : Function from experimental evidences in other organisms; PubMedId : 8599111; Product type e : enzyme) has translation MMDGSTFLQAFIILFREGLEALLVIAALAAFLRRADAAERIAPVYIGALAAVVASVVMAWVFATFYDGNHSDLFEAGVMLAAAVLLFYMSGWMFLRQDPKAWQADLNRLAERALGAGTMLSLAGIAFLAVFREGAETILFVHTLAKTANGFDAALLGGLAAATLALVAMFVAMQWLALRLPLRPMFVVTSAFLFFMGLRMVGQAFQELQEQALIPFTTDGVPAFVSEWGLSNGSWEALGTQLAILAVAAAAALVSLRRKAGGATEAREGRAVSAAS, from the coding sequence ATGATGGACGGATCGACGTTCCTGCAGGCTTTCATCATCCTATTCCGTGAGGGACTGGAAGCTCTGCTGGTGATCGCAGCGCTCGCTGCCTTCCTTCGCCGTGCGGATGCGGCGGAGCGGATCGCGCCGGTCTATATCGGGGCGCTCGCCGCCGTCGTCGCCAGCGTCGTCATGGCGTGGGTGTTCGCGACCTTCTACGACGGCAATCACAGCGACCTGTTCGAAGCCGGCGTGATGCTCGCGGCCGCGGTGCTGCTGTTCTACATGAGCGGCTGGATGTTCCTCCGCCAGGACCCGAAGGCGTGGCAGGCGGACCTCAACCGCCTTGCCGAGCGGGCACTCGGCGCGGGCACCATGCTGTCGCTCGCCGGCATCGCCTTCCTGGCGGTGTTCCGCGAGGGCGCCGAGACGATCCTGTTCGTCCACACCCTGGCCAAGACCGCCAACGGCTTCGATGCCGCGTTGCTGGGCGGGCTCGCGGCCGCGACCCTGGCGCTGGTGGCGATGTTCGTGGCGATGCAGTGGCTGGCGCTGCGCCTGCCGCTGCGCCCGATGTTCGTGGTGACCTCGGCCTTCCTGTTCTTCATGGGCCTGCGGATGGTCGGCCAAGCGTTCCAGGAGCTGCAGGAGCAGGCGCTGATCCCCTTCACCACGGACGGCGTGCCCGCCTTCGTCTCGGAATGGGGCCTGAGCAACGGCAGTTGGGAGGCGCTCGGCACCCAGCTCGCGATCCTGGCCGTGGCCGCGGCGGCAGCCCTCGTCAGCCTTCGGCGCAAGGCAGGCGGTGCCACCGAGGCGCGCGAGGGGCGGGCGGTCTCGGCCGCGTCCTGA
- a CDS encoding conserved protein of unknown function (Evidence 4 : Unknown function but conserved in other organisms) has translation MPAPALVPFSSQAEAGQQPDHEPKTIADLTREVGRIAQDRVGRIRQITAQAKMLALNALIEAARAGEHGRGFSVVAQEVRGIGAEIEALARELETGLTARIGELQQGVDAMTARAEGERLVDLSLNAIELIDRNLYERTCDVRWWATDAAVVACAARPDRDGGSGTADYASKRLGVILSAYTVYLDLWLCGRDGTVLANGRPQRYPNLRGRSVAGEPWFRDAIRLSGSDDYVPGEVRREAQLGGAQVATYAAGIYETNGAPACGVLAIHFDWEAQAKSIVEGVRIAQEDRARTRVVLVDAQRRILAASDGKGVLTETLAVELNGRESGIVRDPRTGAVTAFHRTPGYETYRGLGWYGAIVQSGT, from the coding sequence ATGCCGGCACCAGCATTGGTTCCTTTCTCGTCCCAAGCCGAAGCCGGGCAGCAGCCGGACCACGAGCCGAAGACCATCGCCGACCTGACACGGGAAGTCGGACGCATCGCTCAGGACCGGGTCGGACGCATCCGGCAGATCACCGCCCAGGCGAAGATGCTGGCCCTCAACGCGCTGATCGAGGCCGCCCGCGCCGGGGAACACGGGCGCGGCTTCTCGGTGGTGGCGCAGGAGGTGCGCGGAATCGGTGCCGAGATCGAGGCGCTGGCGCGGGAACTGGAAACCGGACTGACCGCGCGGATCGGCGAATTGCAGCAGGGCGTCGATGCGATGACGGCGAGGGCGGAAGGCGAGCGCCTGGTCGATCTCTCCCTCAACGCCATCGAGCTGATCGACCGCAACCTCTATGAGCGAACCTGCGACGTGCGCTGGTGGGCCACCGACGCGGCGGTGGTCGCCTGCGCCGCGCGGCCGGACCGGGACGGCGGTTCGGGGACCGCCGACTATGCCTCAAAGCGGCTCGGGGTGATCCTCTCGGCCTACACGGTCTATCTCGATCTCTGGCTATGCGGCCGCGACGGCACCGTCCTCGCCAACGGCCGGCCCCAGCGCTACCCGAACCTGCGCGGGCGCAGCGTCGCGGGCGAGCCCTGGTTCCGCGATGCGATCCGCTTGTCGGGCAGCGACGACTACGTTCCCGGCGAGGTCCGGCGCGAGGCGCAGCTCGGCGGCGCACAGGTCGCGACCTATGCCGCCGGGATCTACGAGACGAACGGCGCTCCGGCCTGCGGCGTCCTCGCCATCCACTTCGATTGGGAAGCCCAAGCGAAATCGATCGTCGAGGGCGTGCGGATCGCGCAGGAGGACCGGGCGCGCACCCGCGTGGTGCTCGTGGACGCGCAGCGCCGCATTCTCGCCGCCTCCGACGGCAAGGGCGTTCTCACCGAGACGCTCGCCGTGGAGCTGAACGGGCGGGAGAGCGGGATCGTCCGCGATCCTCGGACCGGAGCCGTCACGGCGTTTCACAGAACGCCGGGCTACGAGACCTATCGCGGGCTCGGCTGGTACGGCGCCATCGTCCAAAGCGGCACCTGA
- a CDS encoding putative Response regulator, CheY-like and LuxR domain (Evidence 3 : Putative function from multiple computational evidences; Product type r : regulator), whose amino-acid sequence MSQAVNHTASHTASRAVELLIVDEPSGLDARMRAELEHAPALRTIGEDDLARGGPVPAVALVPVDGAGAGAEAGCARIAALREGRPWLRVLAVFRTLDASAMHRLIAAGADAFVGCGTPADEVCASVLALAKGAPPALSPAASSACPCTEDPAIGLTPREAEVLRFLSAGFSNKEVARRLSLSVRTVETHRLNLRRKTQTGRLKDLVTLARQLGLAPVLDTEAPRSPARHTAHAARA is encoded by the coding sequence ATGAGCCAGGCCGTCAATCACACCGCCAGCCACACGGCGAGCCGGGCTGTCGAGCTTTTGATCGTCGACGAGCCGTCGGGGCTCGATGCACGGATGCGCGCCGAATTGGAGCACGCACCGGCCCTGCGGACCATCGGCGAGGATGATCTGGCCCGGGGCGGCCCGGTGCCGGCGGTCGCGCTGGTGCCGGTGGACGGAGCGGGAGCGGGAGCGGAAGCCGGCTGCGCGCGGATCGCGGCCTTGCGCGAAGGACGGCCCTGGCTGCGGGTGCTCGCGGTGTTCCGGACCCTCGACGCGTCGGCGATGCATCGGCTGATCGCCGCTGGCGCCGACGCCTTCGTCGGCTGCGGCACCCCGGCGGACGAGGTCTGCGCCAGCGTGCTCGCCCTCGCGAAGGGAGCCCCACCCGCGCTGTCGCCTGCAGCGTCCTCCGCCTGCCCCTGCACCGAGGATCCAGCCATCGGGCTCACCCCGCGCGAGGCGGAGGTTCTGCGCTTCCTCAGTGCCGGCTTCAGCAACAAGGAGGTCGCCCGGCGGCTCTCGCTGAGCGTCCGGACGGTCGAGACCCACCGGCTGAACCTGCGCCGCAAGACGCAGACCGGCCGCCTCAAGGATCTCGTCACCCTCGCCCGCCAGCTCGGTCTCGCCCCGGTGCTCGACACCGAGGCGCCGCGCAGCCCCGCCCGCCACACCGCCCACGCCGCCCGGGCCTGA
- a CDS encoding putative histidinol dehydrogenase HisD (Evidence 3 : Putative function from multiple computational evidences; Product type e : enzyme) — protein MEAAVDACPAEARAALALAAERIEAYHRRQIPEDHLSTDDLGVTAGWRWTAIESVGLYVPGGTASYPSSVLMNAVPARVAGVPRIVMVVPTPEGQLNPLVLAAAKLSGVTEIYRVGGAQAVAALAYGTETIAPVAKIVGPGNAWVAAAKRRVFGQVGIDMIAGPSEVLILADRHANPDWIAADLLAQAEHDTAAQAVLVTDSDELADATEAAVERALATLKRAEIARASWRDYGAIIRVRDFDEAVPLVDAIAPEHLEIETEDADALSLKIRNAGAIFLGAHTPEAIGDYVGGPNHVLPTARSARFSSGLGVLDFMKRTSILRCDPAALRALGPAAIALGESEGLDGHARSVSIRLNL, from the coding sequence GTGGAGGCGGCGGTGGACGCCTGCCCGGCCGAGGCTCGTGCCGCCTTGGCTCTCGCGGCCGAGCGGATCGAGGCCTATCACCGCCGCCAGATCCCCGAGGATCACCTCTCCACCGACGATCTTGGTGTCACCGCCGGTTGGCGCTGGACTGCGATCGAATCGGTCGGGCTCTACGTGCCCGGCGGCACCGCGAGCTATCCCTCCTCGGTGCTGATGAACGCGGTGCCGGCGCGCGTCGCGGGCGTGCCGCGCATCGTCATGGTGGTGCCGACCCCCGAGGGCCAGCTCAACCCGCTGGTGCTCGCCGCGGCCAAACTCTCCGGCGTCACCGAGATCTACCGGGTCGGCGGAGCGCAGGCGGTCGCCGCACTCGCCTACGGCACGGAAACCATCGCGCCGGTGGCCAAGATCGTCGGCCCCGGCAATGCCTGGGTCGCGGCGGCCAAGCGCCGGGTGTTTGGGCAGGTCGGCATCGACATGATCGCCGGCCCCTCCGAAGTGCTGATCCTGGCCGACCGCCACGCCAACCCCGACTGGATCGCCGCCGACCTGCTGGCCCAGGCCGAGCACGACACCGCGGCGCAGGCCGTGCTCGTCACCGATTCGGACGAGTTGGCCGACGCGACCGAGGCCGCGGTCGAGCGCGCGCTCGCGACCCTGAAGCGGGCCGAGATCGCCCGCGCCAGTTGGCGCGATTACGGCGCGATCATCCGCGTCCGGGACTTCGATGAGGCAGTGCCACTCGTGGACGCCATCGCGCCCGAACATCTCGAGATCGAGACCGAGGACGCCGACGCGTTGTCGCTGAAAATCCGGAACGCGGGGGCGATCTTCCTCGGCGCGCACACGCCCGAAGCCATCGGCGATTATGTCGGCGGCCCGAACCACGTCCTGCCGACCGCCCGCTCGGCGCGGTTCTCCTCGGGGCTCGGGGTGCTCGACTTCATGAAGCGCACCTCGATCCTGCGCTGCGATCCCGCCGCCTTGCGGGCGCTCGGGCCCGCCGCGATCGCTCTCGGCGAATCCGAGGGTCTCGACGGGCATGCCCGCTCCGTGTCGATCCGGCTCAACCTCTAG
- the murA gene encoding UDP-N-acetylglucosamine 1-carboxyvinyltransferase (Evidence 2a : Function from experimental evidences in other organisms; PubMedId : 1512209, 8994972; Product type e : enzyme), which yields MDRIHITGGTPLNGTIPISGAKNAALPLMIASLLTGETLELINVPRLADIAALTRILGNHGVDHMVVGKRPGQTAETGQTVRLTASNVIDTTAPYELVSTMRASFWVIAPLLARFGEAKVSLPGGCAIGTRPVNLLIMALEKLGAEIEIDGGYVVAKTKNGLRGAEIVFPSVTVGGTHVALMAAALAYGTTVIDNAAREPEVVDLAECLIKMGARIEGAGTSRIVVEGVARLGGTRHEVLPDRIETGTYAMAVAMTGGDVSLVNTRTDLLASALETLASTGTEVTALPDGIRVRRNGGGISPADVTTDPFPGFPTDLQAQFMALMTLAKGQSRIRETIFENRFMHVQELARLGARIRLDGDLAVVEGVERLKGAPVMATDLRASVSLVIGALAAEGETQINRVYHLDRGFEALEAKLARCGAQIERVRA from the coding sequence ATGGACCGCATCCACATCACCGGCGGCACGCCGCTCAACGGCACGATCCCGATCTCGGGCGCCAAGAACGCGGCGCTGCCGCTGATGATCGCGAGCCTTCTCACCGGGGAGACGCTGGAACTCATCAACGTGCCGCGGCTCGCCGACATCGCGGCGCTGACGCGCATTCTCGGCAATCACGGTGTCGATCACATGGTCGTCGGCAAGCGGCCGGGGCAGACGGCCGAGACCGGCCAGACCGTCCGGCTCACCGCCTCGAACGTCATCGACACCACCGCGCCCTACGAACTCGTCTCGACCATGCGGGCGAGCTTCTGGGTCATCGCGCCGCTGCTGGCCCGCTTCGGCGAGGCCAAGGTCTCGCTGCCCGGCGGCTGCGCCATCGGCACCCGGCCGGTCAACCTGCTGATCATGGCGCTGGAAAAGCTCGGCGCCGAGATCGAGATCGACGGCGGCTACGTGGTCGCGAAGACGAAGAACGGGCTGCGCGGCGCCGAGATCGTCTTCCCCAGCGTCACCGTCGGCGGCACCCATGTCGCCCTGATGGCGGCCGCGCTCGCCTACGGCACTACGGTGATCGACAACGCCGCCCGCGAGCCGGAAGTCGTCGATCTCGCCGAATGCCTGATCAAGATGGGCGCGCGGATCGAGGGTGCGGGCACCTCCCGCATCGTCGTGGAGGGCGTGGCTCGCCTCGGCGGCACCCGGCACGAGGTTCTGCCGGACCGGATCGAGACCGGCACCTACGCCATGGCGGTGGCAATGACCGGGGGCGACGTCTCCCTGGTCAACACCCGGACCGACCTGCTCGCCTCGGCCCTCGAGACGCTGGCCTCCACCGGCACCGAGGTCACGGCCCTGCCCGACGGCATCCGCGTGCGCCGCAACGGCGGCGGCATCAGCCCGGCCGACGTGACGACCGATCCGTTCCCCGGCTTCCCGACCGATCTCCAGGCGCAGTTCATGGCGCTGATGACGCTGGCCAAGGGTCAGTCGCGCATCCGCGAGACGATCTTCGAGAACCGCTTCATGCACGTGCAGGAATTGGCTCGCCTCGGCGCGCGGATCCGCCTCGACGGCGATCTCGCCGTGGTCGAGGGCGTCGAGCGCCTGAAGGGTGCGCCCGTCATGGCCACCGACCTGCGCGCCTCGGTCTCGCTGGTGATCGGCGCGCTCGCCGCCGAAGGCGAGACGCAGATCAACCGCGTCTACCACCTCGACCGCGGCTTCGAGGCCCTGGAGGCCAAGCTCGCCCGCTGCGGCGCGCAGATCGAGCGCGTGCGGGCCTGA
- a CDS encoding protein of unknown function; putative exported protein (Evidence 5 : Unknown function) codes for MNAHSTAAAVLGLALIGLTATPSLAAPGTGRSTTQVVEAAQVSQAAATTSDSDEESANCNKQRRRLWIEGEGWIVRRVTICR; via the coding sequence ATGAACGCGCACTCCACCGCCGCGGCCGTCCTCGGCCTCGCCCTGATCGGCCTGACCGCGACGCCGAGCCTCGCCGCGCCGGGCACGGGCCGCAGCACCACCCAGGTCGTCGAGGCCGCGCAGGTCTCCCAGGCGGCCGCGACGACCTCGGACAGCGACGAGGAGAGCGCCAACTGCAACAAGCAGCGCCGTCGCCTGTGGATCGAGGGCGAGGGCTGGATCGTCCGCCGCGTCACGATCTGCCGCTAA
- a CDS encoding protein of unknown function; putative exported protein (Evidence 5 : Unknown function), with amino-acid sequence MRPALAAGLATLLTFGATSGAAAEPYYGHGYGYGGGGYRFAGTVIEGAYLGAPFTRLPSTSRLVPPAWGYGTYGIPTAAGIRDTPAARPTLTVIERPASAALRPAARKHGARVLSKDSRGIWTDPAPRSEGGEFGAQVVSVRVPARSR; translated from the coding sequence ATGCGCCCTGCCCTCGCCGCCGGTCTCGCTACCCTGCTCACATTTGGCGCCACCTCGGGCGCAGCGGCCGAACCTTATTACGGCCATGGATACGGCTACGGCGGGGGCGGATACCGCTTCGCCGGTACGGTAATTGAGGGCGCCTATCTCGGCGCACCGTTCACGCGTCTGCCCAGCACGAGCCGCCTCGTGCCGCCGGCCTGGGGCTACGGCACCTACGGCATCCCCACGGCGGCCGGCATCCGCGACACACCCGCCGCACGCCCGACCCTGACCGTGATCGAGCGGCCCGCGTCCGCCGCTCTCCGCCCCGCAGCCCGCAAACACGGCGCCCGCGTCCTCTCGAAGGATTCCAGGGGCATCTGGACCGATCCGGCACCCCGTTCCGAAGGTGGGGAATTCGGCGCCCAAGTGGTGTCGGTCCGGGTCCCGGCCCGTTCCCGGTAG
- a CDS encoding protein of unknown function (Evidence 5 : Unknown function), which produces MHIVIVDSSRVVLRIVAGMLEPRGHVVTQFTDSGEALAYITDNPKVRALITSLEVRPLSGLELCWSARLLSESSRPLSIIAMSSARNARNLAEALDSGADDFIDKPPGAEELQARMRAAERLTTLQSDLIRLAETDSLTGLLNRRAFLQRTREAAQKAGSFGHLCAVILDIDHFKRINDEHGHDVGDAAIKAVAGMIEAEGIAGRLGGEEFAVMLAGQRLTEAEAVASRLRLKTSDLRIRSTKGPVRLTCSFGVSEWSEGETVEGLLKRADIALYEAKTTGRNRVVSAMSDLILSRTA; this is translated from the coding sequence GTGCACATCGTCATCGTGGATTCGAGCCGTGTCGTCCTGCGAATCGTGGCCGGCATGCTCGAACCGCGGGGGCATGTGGTGACGCAGTTCACCGATTCCGGTGAGGCGCTGGCCTACATCACCGACAATCCGAAGGTCCGGGCCCTGATCACCAGCCTGGAAGTCCGTCCGTTGAGCGGATTGGAGCTGTGCTGGTCGGCCCGCCTGCTGTCCGAGTCGAGCCGTCCGCTCTCGATCATCGCCATGTCCTCGGCCCGCAACGCCCGCAACCTCGCCGAGGCTCTCGACAGCGGCGCCGACGACTTCATCGACAAGCCGCCGGGCGCCGAGGAATTGCAGGCGCGCATGAGGGCGGCCGAGCGCCTCACCACGCTCCAGAGCGACCTGATCCGGCTCGCCGAGACCGATTCGCTCACAGGCCTGCTCAACCGCCGCGCCTTCCTGCAGCGCACGCGGGAGGCCGCCCAGAAGGCCGGGTCGTTCGGGCATCTGTGCGCCGTGATCCTCGACATCGACCATTTCAAGCGCATCAACGACGAGCACGGCCACGATGTCGGCGACGCCGCCATCAAGGCCGTGGCGGGGATGATCGAGGCGGAGGGCATTGCCGGGCGCCTGGGCGGGGAGGAATTCGCGGTGATGCTCGCCGGTCAGCGCCTCACGGAGGCCGAGGCGGTCGCCTCCCGCCTGCGCCTCAAGACCTCCGATCTGCGCATCCGCTCGACCAAGGGGCCGGTGCGGCTCACGTGCAGCTTCGGCGTCAGCGAATGGTCCGAGGGCGAGACCGTCGAGGGCCTTCTGAAGCGGGCCGACATCGCCCTGTACGAAGCCAAGACGACGGGCCGCAATCGCGTGGTCTCGGCGATGTCCGACCTCATCCTGTCCCGGACCGCGTGA